The Cydia fagiglandana chromosome 22, ilCydFagi1.1, whole genome shotgun sequence genome includes the window TAAATCAAGACAGAATTACACAACACGAATGAGCGTTAGCGCTGTAATGTATGTATAACATTGTAATCCTGAGGACGGTCTGACAGGCTGACCCGCGGTTGTTTCACTTCAGAACCTGGTATCGTCAAATTGAGGATGAGGGCCACGTGGGATAACTTTAGACAGGAAGTACTGAAACTATCGTTTAAATTCTTATTTTAGGCTTCAAAACttcctttattattttttagggtCCTGTACTCAATTTACCCTTTTGAGTAAATAACGTAgtaacaggaccctattactaagactccgctgtccgtctgtctgtctgtctgtctgtctgtcaccaagctgtatctcatgaaccgtgatagctaggcagttgaaattttcacagatgatgtatttttgttgccgctatgacaaaaaatattaaaaacagaataaaataaacatttaagtcatacaacaaacatgattttttgccgttttttgcgtaatggtacggaaccctttgtgcgcgagtcagactcgcacttggccgatttgtTGTATAAAACTGCCTGTGCGACACTACTGCCGACTGCCCTGCTGCCGCAAATATCAAAATGGAATCTATTTTGATATTTGCGGCAGCAATGTAGTCGACTACAATATCGGCCTCGAATATTCAAGCAGTAAAGCTGATGCAGTCTAAATCCAAACGTCACCTTAAAACACTTTCTTTGCAGTTTCAAttttaacattattattatttatttatttaaactttttttgcacaaaagcatttaattttattaaatgtttatttcattatctgatatattttacatattatgtatgtataaaacttaagaaactaaaacccgttctgagccatgccgggtaGCAGCAttaccccgctgtatggcgatggagacctgttgcacaaaatatatacaacaatgtacaaatggcggacttacttccaaatggcattctctaccagtcaaccagaTATACTAGAACAGGTGCAGAgagaaaaatatattgagtgaattaaaaaaagcaaactatacctacttttttttaCTGACTATAAGTTTACCACCTCTTACCACGTTCTCCTGCAAAACAATGTAAAGGCAAAGGGCGTGGGGTCCACGGGGCCATGCCTCAGCGTCTTACAAACGGAATTAGGGTCCATTGAATACGTAGACCCGTAGACCCGTCTCGCCGACTTGTCAGTTGTGCTAGGATTATCGAACTGATTTGAAGCCGAGATTGAATGAATCTTTATTCATTACGTGAAATAAAAGTAGTGAccctgtgagctgtagacctcacaGTAAGCAAAATATATATATCTCCTGCACCAACTTTtgtctctgtttgacccaatggttgactggtagagaatgcctttaggcattaagtccgccatttgtacatttttcctgttcttgtgcaataaaatttaaataaataaataaaaaatctaaaaaaatacttcttttgccacggctcatgggagcctggggtccgcttgacaacttgaaataatcccatgatttgacgtaggcactagtttttacgaaagcgactgccatctgaccttccaacccagacgggaaactaggccttattgcgattagtccggtttcctcacgatgttttccttcaccgaaaagcgactggcaaatatcatgtgatatttcgtacataggttccgaaaaactcattggtacgagccggggtttgaactcacgacctccggattgaaagtcgcacgctcttaccactCGGCCACTAACGCGTATTGGCGTGATTGCCATTCTCTAAAAACCGAAATGCCGTACGCCATGGCCCGGACCGCCTAATGCATATACGAATCTTTCGGATAAAGGTCTATTTCCACTGAAATAGTTGCTAATCGAATTCCATCCCATTTCCCCCGGACTCGAGATTTGATATGTCAACACGTGCTATCCCGTCTCGATAACCCAATATCAATGGCTTGGTATTCCGTGTGTAACACAATACTCGTACAGTATACACACCTCTGTGTTATACTTGACCCAGAGACAAGAACTGATAGAGACTCAGAAGTCACTTCAGCGAGTTCCTTACAATTTCATATGCACACCGccggccaaaaaataagtgcattcccgttgccagggaggttttgggattatactgagcaactattactatggggccaaccccgaaatcgcgaaaaaattttCCCACCCATAGAAAATTGACCAgtcaaaatgtttgaaattgccaaatttttttttgcgtattCGGGGTGGGCCCCATAGTaatagttgctcagtataattccaaaacctccctggcaacgggaatgcaattattttttggccaccctatatattttttctaaattttatgatggaggcaaacgagcagatgaatcgcccgatggtaagtcgacatctagtatcaagtagcagTACTTATCCGCTACTTGACGATACGAGTAGATGCTAATTAAGAAtactaggcgacttcgactttctcataggtactaaaagagtcgggcgtagtcggactactacaaatcgcgctctaaaaagtataaaacaataagatagaaattatcatgcaggaaattataaatgttataatgttttgaataaaaaaatacagcgtaatgtactttactatttttatatatttagcagcttactgacacaaaccgaattccacgctggcggagccgcgggcacagctagttaagAATATAATAAACGTTttgtaagaaaactgatgtatggaatggagtgagcactctatatGCTTACTTATTTGACTTTTGTTATGGTATTTGTCTTTATCATACTACTAATAAGAAATGCGGTTTTATAACTTAAGTATGGTCATGGTCTGAAAATAAATCAATTGAATTGAACTGAATTGAATAATTTCAAAGAGAGTGCAAGTCTTTACTATATACAAGTCTCTGTGTCCCACGTGAACTGTCCATTGTCGCCAGATATCTGATATTGGACTGTCTGCCATTGTCTTATGAACAAGGAGATACATGTCTACTGGACCGCAATATTTGGCAGATATTATTTGCTATAGTAGGTACTGTgtttgtttatacgacaacggtttcactcacttgaattttcattcgacatgtttcgggcccgtcgggggtccttccttaggctcgagtgctcgcggcgactgcaactcgtgcgtcgtgagtgaaaccgttgtcgtatgaacaatttaaaatatgtctcacgaaagtttaatatagATACTGTGTTATTCAATACGTTCAATAGCTATATCGAAGaataaagaatgactcacgttaaaccgggtcgggtccgggccggagctgcGGCACTTCGTtgtctatggaaagcaccacgtgatcactggtcacctgtcatagaaaagtaagcgccggaagctccggcccggacccggccTGTTTGTTTGGCATTTCTCGATGTACGATTGTCTTGTTGGTTAGACCGCTGGGCCCTAGCCAAGATGATCATCATggataaaagtttaaataatgtatggaaatagtcacagGACTTTTCATACCATCCGTCCtcccgatacattttttcttttcgtttggcgaatacatagatatctagggactggccttacgggcaataataatgaggcatgacaggggccagtacagcggtgtgacaccgctacaacgcgattggttgacgagttcgcatcacgcgcgttATTGGTCGcgactagttgcgttagactgcacgattggctggaattcgtgagtgacaccgctaaactagtaccatttttagtacccgtaaggccagtccttcgATACGTCAATGGTTTGGCGGTTGTCGATGCCCATTGTATGGTACTTATctacataaattaaatagtaagtacctatctaacTCCTTAATAGGAAACATTCATCAGTACCGCCCTGTTCTCTGGCCTTTAAACTTAATGATATTATCCAATTCATCGTGCCTCAATTAAAGCCTGAATGATCACAAGTCCCATATCTCCCGCTCTCAGTGCCAaagatatactgccgtattcgaacttcaagatattcacaagagacgagacgtactagatccattctagatactttatagtctagatatcaactagttctcttttgcagcgcaattcgggcaaccaatgtcacttttacgttagatagagtaaggtatctattagatgtgaattggatctctaagtcatatcctgtggaaatcgttcaagagtatctccagaatcgcgcaaatgtcaaatttgacaggttaaatttatttttttattatggcaaCAAACAGTCATTACCTACATCAAAAGATGTAATGACTGTTTTAATGATTAATGTAAtgattagatcttaaacatatcgttatcgtacctTGGTGATGTctgaaagatatctaatagatgtctatttcaaaatccgaatcgggcccataaccGTTACAGTAATACGGATGTTAGTGAGGATTATGGCTTCATCAAGCCTGGTTCTAGTTTAACATTTGGAGTGTGTGATAACACAGAATCCCAAGTGTAAATTTCAGTCGAAAGCGTGATCGAGTGTTCGCGTTTACGTTacgtctttttagggttccgtacctcaaaaggaaaaaacggaacccttataggatcactcgtgcgtccgtctgtcacagcctattttctcggaaactactagaccaattaagttgaaatttggtacacgtaTGTCAATTAGTGACCCAATGATGCAcctgtattttttataatttgaaaatacataggttcgaagttatttaagaaaatagccaaaaaatgaccatcccccccctttatctccaaaactactgggtctaatattttgaaaaaaatactcaaaatagttctttacctgtagatgacaggaaaacctattaaaaatgtgcagtcaagcgtgagtcggacttatgtacggaaccctagaaatgcaagtccgactcgcacttggccggtttttttgtatgggattttgaacagcgcaatgttttggaaactcaaaatctcaTACAAATGACACTTCGCAAACGCGTACGTAACgccacgtcacgctatcgaatgaaatttacactaggagtACAGAATTAGAAGATGGTTTATTGAAAGTCAAGCTAACTGAAGTAAAATAAGTCCATATTGCGTAACTGTAataagtaacaataaaattacgaTCTTTACAAAATccataattaagtaggtatttcttACTAGACCTATTCTGTAACCATTTTAGTAAACAAATATACCAGCCAAAACGTTTGGTAATAAATAATGTTGTTGTCCACTAACTTTAATATTCATAGAAATACTGGTAGGCTATCGAGATATTCGAGCTATGAGAACTTTCATTTCCCATTTCGTAGTGGATTACTTACATTTGGTTACAAAATAAAGTGTAAATCATACTAACAACTCGTTGAAAATTCTAGAAAGCCGGGTCTAGAACGGAAACACTGACCGAATGAAACCCAGTCCGACGAACCGACTGGCTGATATACGACCGGTACAAATGCTCTTGATGGAATAAAAATGGCCGACTTACCCGACAAATAAGACGCTTAGTTCATTATATTTCACGTCGGGAAAATGTTACTGGAATTGTCGGTGCTTTTAATGTTTCTCTTCACTTTAAAGCagaccactgacgagccttccacgtggatgccgttacaatggattcatatatttatttaaactttattgcacaataaatgaagaCTACAAATAGCGGATTTAATGCCAGAagacattctctaccagtcaaccatgggtTAAACCGAAAGATCTAGTTGGTGCAGGCTCAGAAtaatgttacagtaaatttggaaagaaaaaaaacactaaaCTACAATATATGACATTATATATACATCATACTTAatgttatacataaataaataaatataaatacgtaaatatatacacatatataaatataaatacatatatatatatatatatatatatatatatatatatatatatatatatatatatatatatatatatatatatatatatatatattcatccaaatggacggcatcctaatattaaacattgtacgtttttgacattcacggaccgattttggattgcagccacgctattttggactgttggaaggctcgtcagtggccaccttaacagATAAATTTAAAGAACCTACATAGATCACCTGACCAAAATGAGGTATAAGGAATGACGGAAAACGTGATCTATACCTTTTGTATCTACATGTAATCACGCCtgtttcccggaggggtagaccacggatttccactcaCTACGATCCTGATATATCTCTTCATAGCTTCTGTAAAGCCTGACAAGTGGCAAACAGCTCACatatataaactgaaataaatgtcatattaaaaaaaaaagtaaaaactgAAAAGTGTAAGTGAAGTTAGTACTAGTGTTATGTAAGCCTGGAGCACTGGAAGCCTTGGTCGCttttttttagtaggtatatgacatttactttagttgataattttatttatatagtagtgtactacttgaaaaacaaattaaaatatttcctgaatataatttaatttgttttaatacttctaatagtcaCATATGGCATATATATCACTGCGACCATCCCTGATCTATTGTGAATGTGATCGCCAACTAACTACAACTACAACTTGACAAATAAAAGACGTATTCAACGTGCACCATTTATTCCGAGACAAAGATCCCTAAGCTACCCACATATGGGCTATTATTAATGTACCCTACATATACAACACCTCCACCTTTATTACTAGCCATACACTCCTACAACATATGGTAGATAActtaactaggtacttaaatatatgTAATCACGAATAAGATAATCGTGAATTAACTTTCACTCCGGTTACACAAAACTGAACCTTGTTTCAACTACACAAGGCTCGATCATGTGAAAATTAGTTCACTCACTCTGGTTACAACCAAAAACACATATGACATCTTAGCAACTATAGGTAacatatttatgtaagtatataagaaTATAAGCAGTAAAGGCAACATAAGTAGCACAGTAGTATAGGTAAGTTACAATAAcaactatttcttttttttaaattcttaatTTATGAAAAAGTTATACAAAGCTAATTTAACTTAGGTAGTCTTATAGGTACGTCAAAAGTAGTCATCAAAACCGAATCTAACGGGAGGTTTCACAACTCTTTTCGATTGCACGACAGTTGGTACATTAGGTAATGGTGCTTCTGCGATTTCGACATTCCCTGCTGCACCCTTAGCATGAACACTGTTCTTTGGCACCCCGGCCCGGGTCGGCTCGGCCGGCCCCGGAGCTACTGGCAATTGCGCCGCCGAGCCGGTTGACGGCCCCGGGCGCGGCGACATCGAGCCCTCACCGCTATCTAGCTCCGGCTCAGGCACCTCCTCGGGCAACACAAACGAGCTACTGGAACGACGTTTAGCGAGTTCAGGCGATACACGTACATTTGCAGTTGCTTCGGACACCCTACGTCTTAACTGGTCGATATGTCTATGTATTCCGGTTCCAACATTAGATTTTATTGTGTAGTCTGTACTGCCTAATTTCTCAGAAACCTGTCCGGCGAGCCATTTATCGTTAGAACGGTAGTCGCGATACCACACCGGGTCCCCCGGGCTCAGCTGGCGCCGCAAGCCGCGCGCCCGCGACTCCGCCTGCGCCTGGTGCTCACCGACACGCGCCGCGCGCTCTGGTTTCATTTGATCGAGCCGCATACGCAAGTTACGACCTTGTAAAATTTTTGCTGGGCTCTCACCAGTCGTGTAATGTTCGGTATTCCTATAAGTTAACAAAAACCTGTTCAATGCTACATCGACGTCGACTTTCTGTTTTTGAGCCTTTTTAATGACTCGTTTACAAATTTTTACGGCATTTTCGGCGGCTCCGTTGGAAGCTGGATGGTATGGGGACGAAAAGATGTGCTCGATACCATTTCGCTTTAGAAATTCTTCGAATTCAGAACTAGTAAATGGCGGCCCGTTATCACTAACTAATTGCTTTGGAAGCCCAAACCGTGCCCACATATCACGTAATACCGCCACTACTGACTGCGCGGTGGTGGTTTTCATTTTCGCGGCCTCTATCCATTTCGAGCAGGCGTCCACGGTGATCATATAAGTCAGACCCGTAATTGACATAAAGTCGATATGAAGTCTCGCCCAAGGACGGTCCGGCCACGGCCACGCGCACGGCACGTGTCCGGCCGGTGCGTCGGCCACGCTGGCGCACACCGCGCACGCACGACACCGCGCTTCGACAGCCTCGTCTACCCCCGGCCACCACACATAACTCCTAGCTAATGCCTTTGTTTTTACTATCCCCATGTGCGCCTCGTGTAATTCGCGTATAACCCGTTCCCTGCAGGATGCTGGAATTACGACGCGACGACCCCATAGAATACATCCAAGCTCGCAATATAATTCATCCCGCCTATTAAAATACGGTTTAAGTTCATTAATTTCTATGTCTGACGGCCAGCCGTCGGACAAATAAGCTAACACACGACTTAAAATAGGGTCCTTGCTAGTTTCTCGTTTTAAGACCTTATAATCTAAAAGCAACGACTCCGTTGCAAAATGCAAATATGTCTGCTCGGGCAGTTCCCCCTCTTCAGCGACCGTTTCCTCCCTATGAGTTTTAATTAATCGAGATAGAACATCGGCCGTATTTTTATCCGTACGTACATACTCAATGATAAAATCGTACGCTGATAATTTAATTGCCCACCTTTGTAACCTACTCGCTGCCGTCACAGGTACGCCGGTGTTAGGCCCAAAAATGCTCACCAGAGGTTTGTGGTCAGTGCGCAAAATAAATTTCCTTCCGTATAAGTACTGATGAAATTTATCCACTGCGTAAATAATGGAAAGTGCCTCTTTATGAATCTGACTATAATGTTTTTCATGCTCGGTGAGAGCGCGCGATGCGTACGCCACGACGCGCTCCTCCCCCCCGGGCAGCCTCTGAGCCAGTATGGCTCCCAGGCCGCGCGCGGATGCGTCACAAGTCACCACCGTGGTGCGTGTCATGTCGTAGTGCGCTAGCACTTCCGTGCTACACAGCAACTTTTTGACGTACTCAAAAGCATCGTTCTGTATTTTACCCCATGTAAAATGCCTACCCTTTTTGAGCAACTCATATAAGGGGCCAAGATACCCTGACAAATTCTTTACGAATTTGCCATAAAAGTTGACCATTCCTAAAAATGATTTTAGTTCTGTGGTGTTAGTGGGATGCGGCATATTCACTATTGGTTTAATTTTATCAGGGTTAACTCTCACGCCGTTTTCATCAACAATGAACCCTAAATATTCTACCTGCCTTGATAAGAAATCACactttttctttttcaattttAACCCACTAGCTTGTAATATCGTAAAAACCTGTTTAATAGCCTTGACATGACTATCCAAGTCCCTACTCTTTATCAATATATCATCAAAAAATACCACAACGTCCGGAATGTCCCTTAATAAATTGACCATAAACTTCTGGAAAATACCCGGACTCGACGCTAAACCAAAAACAAGGCGATTATATTTGAAAAGTCCGCGATGGGTGTTAATAACCGTGTAAGCCCGCGAATCTTCGTCTAAAACCAACTGGTTGTACGCCTGAGATAAATCTAGTTtagtgaaatatttattattactcAATCCACTAAATAAATCATCTAATTTTGGAACCGGATATCTGTCGACCTGTAAAACTCGGTTAAGAGTTACCTTGTAGTCCGCACATATACGTATATCGCCATCCGCTTTGCTCGCTATTACCAGAGGAGTCGCCCAGTCGGAGCGGTCCACGGGCTCGATGACGCCGGCGCGCAGCATGGCATCCAGCTCGGCGTCGACGCGCGCACGCATTGCGTAGGGCAAAGGTCGCGCGCGACAGAAAATCGGCTCGGCGCCCTCGCGCACGCTCAGCCGCACCGGCGGGCCGTTATACCGGCCCAGCGTGCCATCGAACAGTGATTCATGCCTGGAAATAAGGTCGTTTATTATTACACTTTTGTCCATTTCTTTGTTATGCAATACAGGTTGACTGTTTATTGTTGACTTTACTTTAGGAACTGTAATATCTAGCTCGCATAGCCATTGTCGACCTAGTAAATTAGTGCTATCACCCCCTTCTAAAATATACAGATCTAATACTTTTGTAATATTGTTGTGACTGACTTTCACCTCTAAATATCCCCGAAGTTTTACTACAGACTTGTCATAAAACGTAACATTTACGCGACAAGGTTTTATAGGTAAATCATTAAAACATCGCCTATAGGTATCTTCATTAATACAAGATAGCGCTGACCCCGTATCAACCTCCATTAGAAAGGGCTGATTCTGTACTAAAAGTGACATACACACCGGTTTATAGTTTGCCAAGGACATCTGGTACATAGGTTGTTCATCATCGTAATCACCATCACTATCAGCAACAGTCACGCCCGACTGCTCCGAAGTGGTCGTCTCGTCGACTGGCTCCTGCATCCAGTAGGCACCAGTAACCctgcgcccgcgcgcgccgcctcgtccgcggccgccgcgcccgcgccgcccgccgccggtcACGCTCGCTCCGCGTGATGTGCGTAAGGGATCCTCCTCCATTTCTTTTCGTCGTCTCAGAGTCGGCTCTTGACCCGTAACATGATTTTCAGGACACATCCTCCGCAAGTGACCCACCCTTTTACATAAACTACAATCATAGTTGCGGAATTTACAGTTTTCCGTTTTATGTTGAGTATCACCACAAGCCATGCATTTAaacattatgtttattttgttcATATCGATGGGGGTGGTTGGGTTTTGGTCTACTGCGCTGGCATCCCGCTCGGCCGCCTCCAAAGTGCACGCTAGTGTCACCGCCTTGCCGTAGGTTAATTTATCGTCCTCCGCGAAAAGTCGTTGTCGCGTATTTTCACTTCTTATGCCGCACACTAGCTGGTCACGTAAATTGTCTTCTAAAGTTGTCTTAAAGTCACAATGTAAAGATAACTTTTTAAGTTCTGCCACGTAATCCGCTACTAGTTCGCCCTCCATTTGCCGTCGCTGCCGGAATTTATATCGTTCGGCCAAAATAGAAGGTTTAGGTTGGAGATGTTTTTTAAGTAAGTCGACAGCGTCCGCGTACGTTAATTCTGAGGGCTTCTTCGGACTCGCTAAGGTTGATAATAACTCGTAGGCCTCCTCTCCCATGACCGCAATCAACGTGGCCAACTTAACGGTACTGTCCACTTTGTTTGCAAGGAAGTACATCTCCACTCGCTCGCAATACGCAGTCCAATTGCCACTTTTCATATCAAATTCACGCAACTTTCCCACTGACATTGTTTTAAACTTGATGAAAGACAATTACACTGTCTTTTTCGAATTATTTTTACCTCGATCGCCACTGACAAATAAAAGACGTATTCAACGTGCACCATTTATTCCGAGACAAAGATCCCTAAGCTACCCACATATGGGCTATTATTAATGTACCCTACATATACAACACAACTCTCGATTCAAACCTGGAActtcaaacagctgcaggatcTTTTTGATCTCGAGAGACTTTTTATTAGGCTTTAGGTTGTCTGTAACATGCGGCTGCAGTAGACTTTCTTATATTAGGTATCCAGCTCAATTCTCTCTTATTTCACTATGAACGTGACATCACACTAACTTCAATCATTTCACCATATAAATCACCAGCCCGATGGCTGAGTAAACGTCCCACGACGGCCGTGAGCACGGAGCGacgattttataataattttataggCAATACGTGTCGCTGCCAGTCGCTTTACTATCGCTCTACAGCGCCGTATACCGCCGAGATTGTAAACGAGAGttggtttatttaaaaaatggatgAGATTACGCAAAATTACGCTGTTATCGAAGAATATGAGCTTTAACGCGT containing:
- the LOC134675626 gene encoding uncharacterized protein K02A2.6-like, translated to MVITMMNNLCTRCPWQTINRHESLFDGTLGRYNGPPVRLSVREGAEPIFCRARPLPYAMRARVDAELDAMLRAGVIEPVDRSDWATPLVIASKADGDIRICADYKVTLNRVLQVDRYPVPKLDDLFSGLSNNKYFTKLDLSQAYNQLVLDEDSRAYTVINTHRGLFKYNRLVFGLASSPGIFQKFMVNLLRDIPDVVVFFDDILIKSRDLDSHVKAIKQVFTILQASGLKLKKKKCDFLSRQVEYLGFIVDENGVRVNPDKIKPIVNMPHPTNTTELKSFLGMVNFYGKFVKNLSGYLGPLYELLKKGRHFTWGKIQNDAFEYVKKLLCSTEVLAHYDMTRTTVVTCDASARGLGAILAQRLPGGEERVVAYASRALTEHEKHYSQIHKEALSIIYAVDKFHQYLYGRKFILRTDHKPLVSIFGPNTGVPVTAASRLQRWAIKLSAYDFIIEYVRTDKNTADVLSRLIKTHREETVAEEGELPEQTYLHFATESLLLDYKVLKRETSKDPILSRVLAYLSDGWPSDIEINELKPYFNRRDELYCELGCILWGRRVVIPASCRERVIRELHEAHMGIVKTKALARSYVWWPGVDEAVEARCRACAVCASVADAPAGHVPCAWPWPDRPWARLHIDFMSITGLTYMITVDACSKWIEAAKMKTTTAQSVVAVLRDMWARFGLPKQLVSDNGPPFTSSEFEEFLKRNGIEHIFSSPYHPASNGAAENAVKICKRVIKKAQKQKVDVDVALNRFLLTYRNTEHYTTGESPAKILQGRNLRMRLDQMKPERAARVGEHQAQAESRARGLRRQLSPGDPVWYRDYRSNDKWLAGQVSEKLGSTDYTIKSNVGTGIHRHIDQLRRRVSEATANVRVSPELAKRRSSSSFVLPEEVPEPELDSGEGSMSPRPGPSTGSAAQLPVAPGPAEPTRAGVPKNSVHAKGAAGNVEIAEAPLPNVPTVVQSKRVVKPPVRFGFDDYF